GATGAATTCAACAGAGCCTCTTTTCCGTGTTACCGAGAAGAAGTCGACCTTCTCGGGATGATTCCGATCACCGTTTTCGACTTTGTAGAACTTCTTGAACGTCCCCTTGAACCTGTGCTTTCACCGACTTCTTGTATGTATACGGGGTCGACTACGAACGGGCGACTCCTCCGGATGGTATTCCCGCCTCGGAAAGCATCCCTCGTAGCAAAACAACAGGAACTCGGAGTCTGTTCTGGTTCGTTGGGAACCACGACGAACAGTTAATCCGCTCCACATCGAACCCCCGCCATGGGACCCATTCTGTTGGCCACCGATGGGAGTGAATACGCGCGGCAGGCGGCCAAACGGGCCATCGAACTCGCAGAAGAGCGGGAGGCGACGCTGCACGTCATCTGTGTCGTGGACCAGCGGCACTTCGACGACCCAGCGCTCAGTTCGGCAGAACTGGCGACCATCTACGCAGAGGATCACGCTGCGGTTTGTGTTAGGGGGTGATGGACATGGCAGCGGAACGCAACGTTCGTGTCGAAGGGAATACCAGACACGGAATCCCGCATGAAGTCATTCTAGAGTACGCCGACGAGACAGATGCCGATCTCATCGTCGTCGGGGAACATGGCGCCCACGAGGCACATTTCTCGGGAGTCGGACAGACCGTCCTCGAAGGGAGTGGCCGGGAAGTTCGCGTCATCGAGGCCGAGAGATGACGACACGAGAGGACAGACCAGAAACACGATGATCGTAACACCCACAATCGAAGTCCAGGTTCGATGCGGGCCCTCACCATGACCACTGACCAACAGCAAGAAGTACGGACACCTGTCGAGATCTTCCTCTCAGCCCAACAGACAGTACTCGCAGCGGTCACTGACGGGCTTCCCAAGGCGACTCTCGTTCCAGACCGTCTTGAGGACGCCGCGTCCGCCGATGTCGGCCAGACGCCGAGCGAGGTCGTCTACACGGAGAACAAACTCGAATTGCTCCACTACGAGTCGCTCACCGAGCACCAACATCGGGTGCCGATTCTCATCGTCTACGCGCTGATCAATCGGCCGTACATCCTCGACCTCCAGCCGGACCGATCGATCGTCCGCCGGCTGCTGGAAGCCGGCCACGACGTATACCTCATCGACTGGCACGAACCATCACGTCTCGATCAACATCTCGGGCTCCAGGACTACGTCAATCGGTACATCGACAACTGCGTCGACGAAGTCCGCGAGCGATCGGGACAGGACGTGATCAACCTCCTCGGCTACTGCATGGGTGGCACTCCCTCGACGATGTACGCCGCACTGTACCCGGAGAAGGTGAACGCGCTCGGGCTGATGGCGACCGGACTGTACTTCGATGATACCGGTGGCGTCCTCGAACTGTGGGGTGACGAGGACTACTACGATCCGCGGGCGGTGACCGACACGTTCGGGAACGTACCAGGGGAGTTCCTCGCCGTCGGCTTCGGCCTGATGGATCCCGTGGCCAACAACGTCATAAAGTACGGACATCTCTACGACCGGCTCGAAAACGAGGATTTCGTCAGAAACTTCACTCGGATGGAGCAGTGGCTCTCCGATAGCGTCGACGTGGCCGGTGAGGTCTACGTCGAGTTCCTCGAGGACGTCTATCAGGACAATCTCCTGTACGAGAACGAACTGACTATCGGCGGCGAGCACGTCGATATCACGAACGTCGATATGCCCCTCCTCCAGATCGTCGGCGAATACGACAATCTCGTTCCGTCGGAGGCAAGCAAACAGTTCAACGATGTCGCCGGTGCTGATGACGTCTCTACCCTCGAGTACCCGAGTGGACACGTCGGCCTCGCGATGTCCAATGGGGCACATCGGGACCTCTGGCCCGAAGTCGCAGAATGGTTCCTTGAGCACTCCGAGCAGCCAACATTTGCAGACGTTATCGGCGAAGGTGTCGAGCAAGCGCTCGATGTCGACGTCGAAACCGACGTCGCGGTCGGGGATGTCGACGAAATGGAAGTCGTCCTCGCAGACGATGAGGGCGAGATTGCGCGTGACGAGGTAAAGCGGGATGCGACAGCTATCGAGACGTTTTTCGAGGATGAACTGGGTGTCGAAGTCGGGTTGGATATCGGACCGACGGGAATCGCTGTCGAGGTCGAAACCGACGAAGGCGTCGAGACGACGGTCGTCGAAGACATCGGCGAGGCGATTCGCACTGAAGTCGAAGAGGCCGTCGAAGAGGTCGCTGTCGCTGCCTCGTACGACCTCGATGACGTCGAAGGGATCGGACCGACGTACGCCGAGCGGCTTCGATCTGGGGGACTCGAGTCAGTCTCTGAACTCGCCGTCGCCGATGAGGCACACGTCGCCGAAGTCGCCGAGGCCAACGAGGAACTGGCCGGAACTTGGATCGACCGGGCACGGGAGCTGGTCGGGATAGAGGAATCCGACGAGGGGGCCGATGAATGAATTCGCGTCAACTCGCAACCCCATTCAGGGACTCAAAGGGCCTTCCGCGACACTCGAACCGTGCTGTCCGCATCACTGACTCAGTACTTCGACGATCCTCCTTCGGCTCGGCGGAGCTGATGATCATCTATGCCGGGGTTCACGCCACGGGTAACGCCCGAGTGGTCGTGGAAACGGCACCGAAGGGACCGCCGAGGGAGCTCTCCCCTCCAAGAGAACCGAACCTTATCTTGGAGATTGGAGACCGAAACATCTGCCCTTTGATTTCGAATGCGTCCGCGGACATGAATCCGAGCCTCGAGTAAGCTATGTCACTAGACGGGAACGAGGATCAGCCGCCCTGGGCGCGCTCGGTGAGCGACGTTCTGGAACGGCAGGGTGTATCGAAAGGCGAGGGCCTGGCCGAGGAGGACGTCGAGCGCAGACTCGAACAGTTCGGCCCCAACGAGTTACACGAGGCTGAACGGAGACGCTGGTACGAGATTCTGGCAGATCAGTTCAAGAGCGTCATCATTCTGTTGCTGGCAGTTGCGGGCGTCGGGGCGTTCCTGCTGGGAGATACTGTCGAGGCCGTCGCCATCTTCGCCGTCCTCCTCATCAACGGGGCTATCGGGTTCGTCACCGAGATGCGCGCCCTCAGTTCGATGGAGAGTCTTCAGGAGCTGACGGTGATCGAGACCCGAGTCCGTCGAGACGGCCAGGACCGAGAGATTCCGGCAGCAGAGGTGGTTCCGGGAGATATTGTCGTCCTCGAGGCCGGAGACGTCGTCCCGGCCGACCTTCGAGTGATCGACCCCTCTAGGCTCCGGGTCGACGAGTCGGCGCTCACTGGTGAATCGGTTCCTGTCGGGAAGACGAGTGAGCCTCTCGAGGGGGACGTGCCCCTCGCCGAGCGAGAGAACATGCTCTACAAGGGGACCTACCTGACCCGGGGTACCGCAGAAGCTGTCGTCGTGGACACAGGACCTGACACGGAACTGGGAGAGATATCGGCCTCGCTTCAGGAGGCGGCCGAGGAACAGACGCCCCTACAGGCGAAACTTGACGAACTCGGTCAGAAGCTCGTGCCGTTCCTGCTCGTCGTGGCGGCTATTGTTCTCGTGTCTGGATGGCTCAGGGGCCAGAATCTGTTCCTGATGGTCGAGACGGCGATCGCGCTGGCCATCGCGACCGTCCCGGAGGGACTCCCCATCGTCGCCACGCTGGTACTCGCGAGAGGGATGCGGCGGATGGCTAATCGCAACGCACTCGTCACTACCCTCGCGTCCGTCGAGACGCTCGGCTCCACCACCGTCATCTGTACCGACAAGACGGGCACGCTGACGGAGAACGAGATGACCGTGGCCGCGTACGAGCTGTCGAACGGCTCGGTCGAAGTCACCGGGACCGGGCTCGACACCGAGGGGGCGTTTCAGCACGGTGGCCAGAAACGAGACGAACCACAGGACCCCGTTTTGCGGGAGGCGCTCGAAGTGGGCGTCCTCTGTAACAACGCCTCCGTGACCGAAAGCGACGGCGAAGTCGAGGAGACCGGTGACCCGATGGAGGTTGCACTCCTGATTGCGGGCCTGAAGGCCGGTCTCGACCGGGACCACGTCCTCGAGGAGATGCCGGAACGCCGGGAGGTCGCCTTCGACCCGTCCGCCAAGATGATGGCGACGTACCACGACCTGGACGGGCGGTACACGGTCGCCGTGAAAGGGGCACCCGAGGCAGTCGTCGAATCGTCGACCAGGGTGGTGACGGGCGACGACACCGAGGAACTGTCGTCAAGCGAGAGGGACGCCTGGCTCGAGAAGAGCGATCGAATGGCCGAAGATGGGTTGCGGGTCCTCGCGCTCGGCCGGAAAGAGGTGGACGATACGGAGGACGCCCCGTACGAGAATCTATCGCTGATCGGATTGGTCGGCTTCATCGATCCGCCGCGCGAGGAGGTCAGGTCGACGATCCAGGGGTGTCAGGACGCCGGGATGCGGGTCGTGATGGCGACCGGCGATCACGCGGGGACGGCCAGAAACATCGCTCAGAGCGTCGGCCTGGTAGACGCGGATGACGTCGAGGTCGTCGAGGGCCGCGAACTGGACGACCCCGAGAACCTCTCCCAGGAGGAACGGGATCGGTTCGTGAACGCGGAAGTCTTCGCGCGAGTCGCCCCGGAGAACAAACTCGACCTGATCGACCTGCACCAGTCGGTCGGTTCTATCGTCGCGATGACCGGCGACGGCGTCAACGACGCGCCGGCGCTGAAAAGCGCCGACATCGGCGTCGCCATGGGACAGCGCGGGACTCAGGTCGCCCAGGAGGCCTCGGACATGGTTCTTCGGGACGACAACTTCGAGAGCATCTATCACGCCGTCAGAGAAGGTCGTATCATCTTCAACAACATCCGGAAGTTCGTGCTGTATCTGATGTCCTGTAATCTCAGCGAACTCCTGGCGATCCTGATCGCCGCGTTACTGGCCTTCCCGTTGCCCTTGCTTCCCTTGCAGATTCTCTTTCTCAACGTC
The nucleotide sequence above comes from Halosolutus halophilus. Encoded proteins:
- a CDS encoding universal stress protein, with protein sequence MGPILLATDGSEYARQAAKRAIELAEEREATLHVICVVDQRHFDDPALSSAELATIYAEDHAAVCVRG
- a CDS encoding universal stress protein, yielding MAAERNVRVEGNTRHGIPHEVILEYADETDADLIVVGEHGAHEAHFSGVGQTVLEGSGREVRVIEAER
- the phaC gene encoding class III poly(R)-hydroxyalkanoic acid synthase subunit PhaC; protein product: MTTDQQQEVRTPVEIFLSAQQTVLAAVTDGLPKATLVPDRLEDAASADVGQTPSEVVYTENKLELLHYESLTEHQHRVPILIVYALINRPYILDLQPDRSIVRRLLEAGHDVYLIDWHEPSRLDQHLGLQDYVNRYIDNCVDEVRERSGQDVINLLGYCMGGTPSTMYAALYPEKVNALGLMATGLYFDDTGGVLELWGDEDYYDPRAVTDTFGNVPGEFLAVGFGLMDPVANNVIKYGHLYDRLENEDFVRNFTRMEQWLSDSVDVAGEVYVEFLEDVYQDNLLYENELTIGGEHVDITNVDMPLLQIVGEYDNLVPSEASKQFNDVAGADDVSTLEYPSGHVGLAMSNGAHRDLWPEVAEWFLEHSEQPTFADVIGEGVEQALDVDVETDVAVGDVDEMEVVLADDEGEIARDEVKRDATAIETFFEDELGVEVGLDIGPTGIAVEVETDEGVETTVVEDIGEAIRTEVEEAVEEVAVAASYDLDDVEGIGPTYAERLRSGGLESVSELAVADEAHVAEVAEANEELAGTWIDRARELVGIEESDEGADE
- a CDS encoding cation-translocating P-type ATPase; its protein translation is MSLDGNEDQPPWARSVSDVLERQGVSKGEGLAEEDVERRLEQFGPNELHEAERRRWYEILADQFKSVIILLLAVAGVGAFLLGDTVEAVAIFAVLLINGAIGFVTEMRALSSMESLQELTVIETRVRRDGQDREIPAAEVVPGDIVVLEAGDVVPADLRVIDPSRLRVDESALTGESVPVGKTSEPLEGDVPLAERENMLYKGTYLTRGTAEAVVVDTGPDTELGEISASLQEAAEEQTPLQAKLDELGQKLVPFLLVVAAIVLVSGWLRGQNLFLMVETAIALAIATVPEGLPIVATLVLARGMRRMANRNALVTTLASVETLGSTTVICTDKTGTLTENEMTVAAYELSNGSVEVTGTGLDTEGAFQHGGQKRDEPQDPVLREALEVGVLCNNASVTESDGEVEETGDPMEVALLIAGLKAGLDRDHVLEEMPERREVAFDPSAKMMATYHDLDGRYTVAVKGAPEAVVESSTRVVTGDDTEELSSSERDAWLEKSDRMAEDGLRVLALGRKEVDDTEDAPYENLSLIGLVGFIDPPREEVRSTIQGCQDAGMRVVMATGDHAGTARNIAQSVGLVDADDVEVVEGRELDDPENLSQEERDRFVNAEVFARVAPENKLDLIDLHQSVGSIVAMTGDGVNDAPALKSADIGVAMGQRGTQVAQEASDMVLRDDNFESIYHAVREGRIIFNNIRKFVLYLMSCNLSELLAILIAALLAFPLPLLPLQILFLNVVTDIFPAFALGTCEGSEDIMDRPPRDPDEPIMTRTNWTELGFYGVLISVATIGAFVIAGGMYAGGMETEEAVTVSFLTLAFAQLWHVFDVREITSGTLRNEITTNLYIWGALGLSTLILVGAVYLPGISLALSTAPIGLDGWLVVLGMSLIPLVVGQGEREFRRRFGTPNFGTMLENTHPD